In one Mus pahari chromosome 21, PAHARI_EIJ_v1.1, whole genome shotgun sequence genomic region, the following are encoded:
- the C21H16orf91 gene encoding protein CCSMST1, giving the protein MDRVLCSRAAGAVRTLRLVGWASRSLHPPPRGRSPAQPAAREEEDEDPNLPIQFSGSKATPIRWTVEHSLGKPQQRPWWKVLPLTLTLVALVVWCYQREESGMDQWLRRVLEEEEKEEEEEEPEGPPEELEAPALFGART; this is encoded by the exons ATGGACCGTGTCCTGTGCTCACGGGCCGCGGG AGCGGTCCGGACTCTGCGGCTCGTGGGCTGGGCTTCGCGAAGCCTGCATCCGCCGCCCCGTGGTCGGTCTCCAGCTCAGCCTGCAGCCAGggaagaggaggacgaggaccCCAACCTCCCGATCCAGTTTTCCGGCAGCAAAGCCACCCCGATCCGCTGGACGGTGGAGCATTCCCTGGGGAAGCCGCAGCAGCGGCCCTGGTGGAAAGTGCTGCCGCTCACCCTCACACTCGTGGCTCTGGTCGTGTGGTGCTACCAGAGGGAGGAGAGCGGCATGGACCAGTGGTTGCGACGggtgttggaggaggaggagaaggaggaggaggaggaggagccggaAGGTCCTCCGGAGGAGCTTGAAGCTCCGGCCCTCTTCGGGGCTAGAACGTAG